One window of the Pseudomonas sp. S04 genome contains the following:
- a CDS encoding LysR family transcriptional regulator translates to MDLRQLRHLVALADYRSFVRAAEAINLSQPAFSRSIQTLERDLDCALVERSSREFRLTGQGQLVLQHARRLLAGSQALHNELMQYNGLTGGELHFGCGPYPAQLLVPEALAEFISAHPAIRTRFHQGDWEQLAGWLKEQQIEFLVADSRYFTGDPQYQVQLLRPRRGRFFCRAGHPLSHGRPLALRALLDYPVVGTRIPPMIRKILADVQGEADFETRVECAQFDAIRRVVMRSDAVGLATMEALSELVLKGEISLLSFTDIPTDDPGLQLHYGIVSRAGHSLTPAALAMVDAIVRVDRRLLEVEGAMV, encoded by the coding sequence GTCAGCTTCGCCACCTGGTGGCCCTGGCCGATTACCGCAGTTTTGTGCGGGCGGCCGAGGCGATCAACCTCAGCCAACCGGCCTTCAGTCGCAGCATCCAGACCCTGGAGCGCGACCTCGATTGTGCGCTGGTGGAGCGCAGCAGCCGCGAGTTTCGCCTGACCGGCCAGGGCCAACTGGTGCTGCAGCATGCCCGACGCCTGCTGGCGGGCAGCCAGGCGCTGCACAACGAGTTGATGCAATACAACGGCCTGACCGGCGGTGAGCTGCATTTCGGCTGTGGGCCCTACCCGGCGCAATTGCTGGTGCCCGAAGCCCTGGCCGAATTCATCAGCGCCCACCCGGCCATCCGTACCCGCTTTCACCAGGGTGACTGGGAACAACTGGCAGGCTGGCTCAAGGAGCAGCAGATCGAATTCCTGGTCGCCGATTCGCGCTATTTCACCGGCGATCCGCAGTACCAGGTGCAGTTACTGCGACCCCGTCGCGGGCGGTTCTTCTGCCGCGCCGGACACCCCTTGAGCCACGGCCGGCCGCTGGCACTGCGGGCCCTGCTCGACTACCCGGTGGTGGGCACGCGGATCCCGCCGATGATCCGCAAAATCCTCGCCGACGTGCAGGGCGAAGCCGACTTCGAGACCCGCGTGGAATGTGCCCAGTTCGACGCGATCCGCCGCGTAGTAATGCGCTCCGACGCCGTGGGCCTCGCCACCATGGAAGCCTTGAGCGAGTTGGTGCTCAAGGGCGAAATCAGCCTGCTGAGCTTCACCGACATCCCCACAGACGACCCGGGACTGCAGCTGCATTACGGTATCGTCAGCCGCGCCGGACACTCCCTGACCCCGGCGGCCCTGGCCATGGTCGATGCGATTGTGCGGGTGGATCGACGCTTGCTGGAAGTGGAAGGCGCGATGGTATAA